The Terriglobus sp. TAA 43 sequence TTTGTCGTGGCAGCATGAGCTGAACATCCCAATTCTTCCGCTCTCAACAAGCGAAGACGTATCACAACAAGTTCGCCATCTGCTGGGGCATGTCGCCACACATCGGAGGCGGCTATGAACGCTCCGTTGGAACGACTGCATGGCTTCCATCAACCACCACCACCTTCGTGGCGGCCACAAACGGTGGGATCTTATGTCGCCCTTTCTATGCTCGCGATTTTATTGATTGCGTTGGCCGCATTCCTCTGGCATCGCTGGAGAAGAAATCGCTATCGTCGTGAGGCGTTACACGAGCTTGCACACACGGACGTGGGCGATATCTCAGAATTGCTGAAACGCACGGCGCTATCCGCATGGCCG is a genomic window containing:
- a CDS encoding DUF4381 domain-containing protein; the protein is MNAPLERLHGFHQPPPPSWRPQTVGSYVALSMLAILLIALAAFLWHRWRRNRYRREALHELAHTDVGDISELLKRTALSAWPRAEVASLTGPAWLAFLNGSARQASFDRSIVDQLEATAFSSSKPSQEAESSIRSAASLWITHHTAPRKGEKHVSA